The genomic interval TTTTAGTAAGGATTTGCAACAATCTACCTAATTTATCTTCAACCTTAAAAACTTGATACGCTAAATTTTCTCTATTAAAAGACTTTTTAAAAATTACAGGTTTTTCAAGTGTAAGATTTTTTTCAATATCAAGAAGAACTTTTTTTGTTGCAGAAGCTGTTAAACAAATTGTTGTTGCATCAGGATGAATTTCTTTAAGAATTTCAATATTTCTGTAAGAAGGTCTAAAATCATGTCCCCATTCAGAAATGCAATGCGCTTCATCAATCGCAATGATGTTTACAGGAAGTTCTTTAATCTTGTCTTGAATAAATTTAGATTGTAGTCGCTCAGGAGAGAGGTACAAGAATTTATAATTTCCAAATTTTAAATTGTCAAAAAGTGTAATAATTTCATCTTGATTGCTTCCAGAAACTATTGTAGTAGCTTTAATTCCTTTTTCTTGTAGAGATGCTACTTGATCTTGAATTAAGGCTAATAGTGGAGAAATAACAATACAGATTCCATCTAAAACTAAACTTGGTATTTGAAAACAAATAGATTTTCCTCCGCCAGTAGGTAGAAGCGCAATGGTATCTTTTTTTTCTAAAACACTATTTATTATTTCTTCTTGTGGATTTCTAAAAGAAGTATGTCCCCAAAATTGCTCTAATATCTTTATGGGTGTATTCATTAAAGTGAAAGCGAGTTTATAATAAAATCGACTCTATTCTCTAAAGAACCAAAAGGCACATTTATAATTTTATAGCCATTCTCTTTATATGCTTTTTGCAAAAATGAATCAATTATAACTGATTCTTCAAATGTTTCATAACGTTCGTTATCTGAAGTGTATATTTCTTGCCAAGGCTTAAATAGAAAAACATGTGTGTATTTATATTGCAAACATTTTTCTTTAAAAAAACTTGGGAAATCGGTAGTAAGATATTCTAAATAAGCATAAACATCTGGTAAACCTCTATCAAAAAAAACAATGTTTTCTTTTTGACTATCAGCAGTGAGAAACTGTTGTTCTCTACCTTTTAATAGTAGTTCACTAAATAACAAGGGTTGTGATAAAAATAATTGATCGATGCCTTCTTTTTGTGCTTTTAGCGTAACTTCTCTAGAAATTTCTTCCATACAGAAAAAACCTCTTAATTTTAATTCGTTTAAGACAGTTGATTTTCCAGTTCCTGGCCCGCCAATAAGCACAATTTTTTGTTGCATTGAGTAAAAATAGCATTATGAATTGCTAAAAATAATAAATAGTGTAATTTTGTGGCTTATTATTTGTAAAATATATTCGAATAATTATTATTATTTATGAAAGATAGCGAAGCTTTTTACACAAAATTAAAAGCACAATTAGACGATACTACTAGTTTTCCTGCAGATTATATGTTTAAGTTTATAGTGCCTTCAGATGAAAATCAGGAAGAAGAAGTTAAAAACTTATTTGATGACGTTGGGGCAATTATTAAAACAAAAAAATCTAAAACAGGAAAATATATTAGTCTTTCTATCGTATTAAAGATTAGTAATTCTAAAGAAGTAATTTCTTACTACAAAAAAGCTGAAAAAATTAAAGGTATAATTTCACTATAATTAATTGACAAAATGAAAAAAAGTATTTTATTAAGTATTGTATTATCAATCACGCTAGTTGCATGTTCTCAAAACGATAAAAAAACATTAGTAACTATTGATGGAGACAATATTACTGTTGGAGACTTTAGAAAAGTTTATGAAAAAAATCTAGATGTAATCGAAAGCGATGATGCTAAAGATGTTGAAAATAATCTTGATTTATATATAAATTACAAGCTTAAAGTTAAAGAGGCTTATGCATTAAAACTGGATACGTTAAAATCGTATGTTAGAGAAATGGAAACGTATAGAAATGAGTTGTCAGCTCCTTACTTACAAGACAAAGAATTTACAGAGAAACTTATTAAGGAAGCTTATTTTAGAACAAAAAATGAAATTAAAGCGAGTCATATCTTAATAAAGATGAAAGAGGATGAAGCTGATACATTAACATATTATAATAAAATTATTGAAGCTAGAAATAAAATTGTTAATGGCGATAATTTTGATGAAGTTGCAGTTGAATATTCAGAAGATGGTTCTGTAAAAACAAATAAAGGAGATTTAGGGTATTTTTCTGCTTTTAAAATGGTGTATCCTTTTGAAGATGCAGCATTTAATACAAAGTTAGGTGAAGTTTCTAAACCTTTTAGAACTAGTTATGGGTATCATATTGTAAAAGTTGTGGATACGAGAATATCAGTAGGAGAATTAGAAGTAGCACATATTTATTTAAGAGATTTATCTGATAAAGGAAAAATTAAAATTGATTCTATATATCAAAAGTTAGAGAACAAAGAATCTTTTGAAGAGTTGGTGGGTAAGTACTCTGAAGATCAAGGGTCTAAAGCTAAAGGTGGGAGGCTTCAAAAATTTGGTACTGGTAGAATGATAAAACAATTTGAAGATGCAGCCTATGCATTAAAAAATGAAAATGATTTTTCTAAACCTGTAAAATCTAAATATGGTTGGCATATTATTAAATTAATAAAAAAGTATCCTGTTGGAAGTTTTGAAGAATCTAAAGGTGAGATTACTACTAAAATAAAATCTAGTGGCAGAATGAAATTATCTGATGAAGCGGTTTTAAATAAATTAAAGAAGAAGTATACAATTAAAATTGAAGATTCGTCAAAAAATTTATTAAAAAAAGAAGGTTTAAGAGCTACACCAAGCGATTCTCTTCAAAATAATATAGTAACTATTAATGGTAAGCAAATTAAGGAAGAAGCTTTTGTTTCTTTTATTAAAAGTAGGAGACATAAGTCTTTAGATGAGTTGCTTGATATGTTTATAGATGCTGAAGTTTTAAAATATTATAAAGAAAATTTAATAAATACTGAACCAGAATACGCGCAAACATTAAAAGAATATGAAGATGGTTTATTATTATTTGAATTAATGCAACAAAAAGTGTGGGATAAATCTTCTAAGGATACCATTGGATTACAAAAACATTTTGAAGCTAATAAAGAATTGTTTAAAGACAAAACTTTAGAAGATAATAAAGGTGAAGTCATAAATAATTATCAAGAACATTTAGAAAAAAGTTGGATAGAAAGTTTACGTCAGAATAGCACAATAGATATCAATAAGAAACAACTAAAAAAACTAGTTAAATTCTACGAGAAGAGAAAGAAATCGTAGTCAATTTTTAATGAAAAAAATAAGCATAATATTATTCCTTCTATTAATTACTTCATGTAATATTTTTGATTTTCAAAAGAAAAAAAATTTAGAAGAAAAGCCTTTAGCAGAAGTAAATGATGTACTGCTTTATAAAAAAGATATTGTAGGTTTTTTTCCTAAAAAAATTGATAAAAAAGATAGTGTAATCTTACTTAAAAGCTTAATAGATACTTGGGCATTAAAGAATATCATGCTTAAAAAAGCAGATGATAACTCTACTCAAGAAAATGTTGAACAAATTAATAAATTGGTAAAAGATTATCGAGAAAGTTTATTAATCAACAATTATAAAGAACGTCTTATAAAACAACAGCTAGATACAATAGTTTCTGAAGATGAAGTCTTTAAGTTTTATAAAAAAAACAGCCAAAATTTTAGATTAAATGAAGAGCTTATTAAAATAAAATATCTAACCATGGGGAATGATATTTTTGATAAAGAAGCAAT from Lutibacter sp. Hel_I_33_5 carries:
- a CDS encoding AAA family ATPase, producing the protein MQQKIVLIGGPGTGKSTVLNELKLRGFFCMEEISREVTLKAQKEGIDQLFLSQPLLFSELLLKGREQQFLTADSQKENIVFFDRGLPDVYAYLEYLTTDFPSFFKEKCLQYKYTHVFLFKPWQEIYTSDNERYETFEESVIIDSFLQKAYKENGYKIINVPFGSLENRVDFIINSLSL
- a CDS encoding DUF493 family protein, with product MKDSEAFYTKLKAQLDDTTSFPADYMFKFIVPSDENQEEEVKNLFDDVGAIIKTKKSKTGKYISLSIVLKISNSKEVISYYKKAEKIKGIISL
- a CDS encoding peptidylprolyl isomerase gives rise to the protein MKKSILLSIVLSITLVACSQNDKKTLVTIDGDNITVGDFRKVYEKNLDVIESDDAKDVENNLDLYINYKLKVKEAYALKLDTLKSYVREMETYRNELSAPYLQDKEFTEKLIKEAYFRTKNEIKASHILIKMKEDEADTLTYYNKIIEARNKIVNGDNFDEVAVEYSEDGSVKTNKGDLGYFSAFKMVYPFEDAAFNTKLGEVSKPFRTSYGYHIVKVVDTRISVGELEVAHIYLRDLSDKGKIKIDSIYQKLENKESFEELVGKYSEDQGSKAKGGRLQKFGTGRMIKQFEDAAYALKNENDFSKPVKSKYGWHIIKLIKKYPVGSFEESKGEITTKIKSSGRMKLSDEAVLNKLKKKYTIKIEDSSKNLLKKEGLRATPSDSLQNNIVTINGKQIKEEAFVSFIKSRRHKSLDELLDMFIDAEVLKYYKENLINTEPEYAQTLKEYEDGLLLFELMQQKVWDKSSKDTIGLQKHFEANKELFKDKTLEDNKGEVINNYQEHLEKSWIESLRQNSTIDINKKQLKKLVKFYEKRKKS